The proteins below are encoded in one region of Candidatus Amarolinea dominans:
- a CDS encoding FRG domain-containing protein has product MPVTKYTDPIAFIGMLHALQSVGSSGPWYFRGQANASWRLVPSLFRGLLGDEQAEQAFERALLDGLRGCLGMRSTLPERLLSNDDYLLAVAQHYGAPTRMLDWSRSPLVAAYFAGSGALERWTGSPMAVFAIAGITSMSHKIGETVIPSLPSGGNENLVAQHGVLIKHDWTCRDYWRDQYEEEVNRPDENVTDRLDSRCIRLELPASKASDLLNELARRGVDGVAVFPGMHGFAAAALDLAWATQVP; this is encoded by the coding sequence ACGCTCTCCAGAGCGTGGGATCGTCGGGACCTTGGTACTTCCGTGGACAAGCCAACGCGTCCTGGCGGCTCGTTCCTTCGTTGTTTCGAGGGCTATTGGGCGACGAACAGGCCGAACAGGCCTTTGAGCGCGCCCTGCTAGACGGCCTTCGAGGCTGCTTGGGAATGCGTTCGACCCTGCCTGAGAGGCTGCTGTCAAACGACGACTATCTCCTGGCAGTGGCTCAGCATTACGGTGCTCCTACAAGAATGCTCGATTGGTCGCGTTCTCCTCTCGTCGCAGCCTACTTTGCTGGTTCGGGCGCGCTGGAGCGATGGACTGGGAGTCCCATGGCGGTATTCGCGATCGCCGGCATAACAAGCATGTCTCATAAAATCGGAGAAACTGTCATCCCTAGTCTGCCCAGTGGGGGTAACGAGAACCTCGTAGCCCAGCATGGCGTCCTCATCAAACACGATTGGACTTGCAGAGATTACTGGCGCGACCAGTATGAGGAGGAGGTCAATCGCCCAGACGAGAACGTGACCGACCGTCTGGACTCACGCTGCATCCGCTTGGAACTACCGGCCTCTAAAGCAAGCGATCTTCTGAATGAACTCGCACGACGGGGCGTTGACGGAGTTGCCGTCTTTCCCGGCATGCATGGGTTTGCGGCCGCTGCGCTGGACTTAGCCTGGGCAACCCAAGTTCCATGA